From Micromonospora carbonacea:
GGCGTGCCGCCGGCCGGCACGGGGGCCGGCCGGCGGCACGCGGCGGGGCGGGCCGGTCAGCCGGCCGCGACGGACGCGGCGGCGGCCACCTGCACCAGCGGCCCCTGCACCAGTGGGCCCTGCACCGAGCCGCCGATGCGGTGGGTCTCGGCGAGGAGGTGGGCGCGCCAGCGCCGCCACAGCGGGGTCATCCGGGAGGTCAGCCAGACGACGTCGACGGCGTCGTCGGGCAGAACGGTGCGGATGCCGAGGGCGTGGCGGGCCGGGCGCGCCGGGTCGTCGGGGAGCTTGGCGAGCAGCGTCTCGTCGTAGTCGAACAGGTGGGCGGGCGGGAAGCCGGGCGGCAGCTCGCCGCCGCAGCCGAACACGGCGATCCGGGCGCCGGGCGGCACGGTGTCGCGCAGCCGGGCCAGTTCGGCCGTGACGTCGAGGGCGCGGACCCGGTTGACGGCGCGGCGGATGGCGGGCAGTTCCTGGCGCAGGTGCCAGGCGCGGGTGTCCTCCAGTTGGGGCAGGTGCCGGGCGAACCAGGCCCAGAGCAGCTCCAGCACCGGCTCGGGGTGCTTGCGCAGGATGGTCAGGACGTTGCTGGGGTTGTCGCCGGTGTCGCCGGTGGCCTCCCGGGGGTGGGGGCTGTCCACCGCCCACGCCTCGCGGCTGACCTCGAAGGCGAGTCCGTGGCGGTCCAGGCGCAGGCCGAGTTCGATGTCCTCGCCGCCCCAGGAGCGGAAGTCCTCGTCGAAGCCGCCGACGGCGTGGAAGCCCGCCGCCGGCACGGAGCAGTTGAGCGACCAGAACAGCTGCCAGGCCAGGGGCACCCGGGACAGGTCGAAGGCGGTGCTGGCGAAGGTGGCGTGCCGGCCGTCCTGGAAGGAGGGCAGCGCGCCGAACGCGCGGACGATCTCCTCGGGGCTGCGGTCGCGGGTCGCGGCCTCCAGCCCGGGGAGCGGATCGCCGGGCTGGTAGCCGAAGGTGTAGCCGAGGACGGCGCGGGGCGGCCCGGGCCGGGCGTGGGCGGCGAGGTGGGCGGCGAGGAAGTCGGGGCCGGGCAGCACGCCGGTGTCGACGAACGCGAGGACGTCGCCGGTGGCCAGCCGGGCGCCGGCGTTGCGGGCGGCGGCGGCGCGGAAGCCGAGGTCGGGCTGGAAGTGGTAGCGCAGGCGCAGCCGGTCGGCGAACGCGTCGACGGTCTGCCGGGTGTCGTCGGTGGAGCCGTCGTCGGCGACGACGACCTCGTACCGCTCGGCGGGCATCCGTTGGCCGGCGAGCGCGGTCAGGGTGCCGCGCAGCAGGGGCGCACGGTTGTAGGTGGGGACGATGACGGAGATCAGTGGCGTTGCGGCGCCAGATGACATGGTGTGACTCCGGTACTCGGGGGCGT
This genomic window contains:
- a CDS encoding glycosyltransferase — translated: MSSGAATPLISVIVPTYNRAPLLRGTLTALAGQRMPAERYEVVVADDGSTDDTRQTVDAFADRLRLRYHFQPDLGFRAAAARNAGARLATGDVLAFVDTGVLPGPDFLAAHLAAHARPGPPRAVLGYTFGYQPGDPLPGLEAATRDRSPEEIVRAFGALPSFQDGRHATFASTAFDLSRVPLAWQLFWSLNCSVPAAGFHAVGGFDEDFRSWGGEDIELGLRLDRHGLAFEVSREAWAVDSPHPREATGDTGDNPSNVLTILRKHPEPVLELLWAWFARHLPQLEDTRAWHLRQELPAIRRAVNRVRALDVTAELARLRDTVPPGARIAVFGCGGELPPGFPPAHLFDYDETLLAKLPDDPARPARHALGIRTVLPDDAVDVVWLTSRMTPLWRRWRAHLLAETHRIGGSVQGPLVQGPLVQVAAAASVAAG